A genomic region of Zalophus californianus isolate mZalCal1 chromosome 11, mZalCal1.pri.v2, whole genome shotgun sequence contains the following coding sequences:
- the LOC113913763 gene encoding olfactory receptor 6Q1, translating to MLPYAQNWTHVTEFVMVGFAGVHEARLLFFTLFLTMYLFTLVENLAIILVVALNHRLRRPMYFFLTHLSCLEIWYTSVTVPKMLAGFIGVGGGKNISYAGCLSQLFIFTFLGATECFLLAAMAYDRYVAICMPLRYGALVSWGTCVRLAAACWLVGLFTPVLPIYLMSQLTFCGPNVIDHFFCDASPLLALSCSDVTLKETTDFLVSLAVLLASSTVISVSYGNIVWTLLHIRSAAERRKAFSTCAAHLTVVSLFYGTLFFMYVRTKVASSFNFNKVVSVFYSIVTPMLNPLIYSLRNKEVKGALGRAFSLRSWKGQ from the coding sequence ATGCTGCCATATGCCCAAAACTGGACCCACGTAACAGAGTTTGTCATGGTGGGCTTTGCTGGGGTGCATGAAGCACGCCTCCTCTTCTTTACACTCTTCCTCACCATGTACCTGTTCACCTTGGTGGAGAACTTGGCCATCATCTTGGTGGTGGCTTTGAACCATCGGCTACGTAGACCCATGTATTTCTTCCTGACGCACTTGTCCTGCCTTGAAATTTGGTACACGTCAGTGACAGTGCCTAAGATGCTGGCTGGTTTTATTGGGGTAGGTGGCGGCAAGAATATCTCCTATGCTGGCTGCCTGTCTCAGCTCTTCATCTTTACCTTCCTGGGAGCAACCGAGTGTTTCCTACTGGCTGccatggcctatgaccgctatgtggccatttgtatgcctCTCCGATATGGGGCCTTGGTGTCGTGGGGCACCTGCGTCCGTCTGGCAGCTGCTTGTTGGCTGGTGGGCCTCTTTACACCTGTTTTGCCCATCTACCTCATGTCCCAGCTGACATTCTGTGGCCCCAATGTCATCGACCACTTCTTCTGTGATGCCTCACCCCTGCTAGCCTTGTCCTGCTCAGATGTCACCCTGAAGGAGACCACAGACTTCCTAGTCTCCCTGGCAGTGCTCCTGGCCTCCTCTACGGTCATTTCTGTGTCCTATGGCAACATCGTCTGGACGTTGTTGCATATCCGTTCGGCCGCTGAGCGTAGAAAGGCCTTCTCCACTTGTGCAGCTCACCTGACCGTGGTGAGCCTCTTCTATGGCACTCTTTTCTTTATGTATGTCCGGACAAAAGTGGCCTCCTCCTTCAACTTCAACAAGGTGGTGTCTGTCTTCTACTCCATTGTCACGCCAATGCTCAACCCCCTCATCTACAGTCTTCGGAACAAGGAGGTGAAGGGAGCTCTGGGCCGAGCCTTTTCCCTCAGGTCTTGGAAAGGTCAGTGA